The segment TCACCGGCGGCCTGGGTAACACCGGCGATATTTGTTGATACCTCGCCGGTACCGGCTGCCGCCTGCTCAACATTGCGGGCGATTTCAGATGTCGCCGCACCCTGTTCCTCGACCGCCGCCGCAATCGCCGAAGCGATTTCGCTGATCTCGCCGATGGTCTTGGTGATGCCCTGAATGGCCTGAACGGAATCCTGGGTGGCGCTCTG is part of the Rhodospirillaceae bacterium genome and harbors:
- a CDS encoding methyl-accepting chemotaxis protein, translated to QSATQDSVQAIQGITKTIGEISEIASAIAAAVEEQGAATSEIARNVEQAAAGTGEVSTNIAGVTQAAGEAGSTSSQVLSAANELSQQSELLKTEVDKFMAQVRAA